Part of the Lycium ferocissimum isolate CSIRO_LF1 chromosome 6, AGI_CSIRO_Lferr_CH_V1, whole genome shotgun sequence genome, atGAGTTACCCGCTTCTATGCCTAATGACTCTAGATGTAGGATTCGGGAACAAGTTGGTCGCATGTGGGTTTTTTATGCAGTTGTgtcgggtttaaaaatgaaatcgggttattttggaGAATTTCCGTTAAGATAAGGGTATATCTGAAAACTTTCATAACAGGGGATATTTTTGGCCAAAATTTATAACGGAGgatattttagccctttttcccaaagtagaggggcatttttgatCCTTTCCTCAAATAAAAATCGTATACAGATATACACgcaaatatacatatacgtaatTTATGTACCAACtacatataatttatttaacagaaaagggtcaaatatactccTGTACTATTGAAAATGCCAAATACCCCGTTATACTTATCTTTTAGGTCCAAATATCACTCTCCTAATTATCTTATTAGTTCAAATATCTTTCCATTAAAGTTGTATCACATTTATTCAATCACTAATATAGACATTggacatttgatgaggtggatgcgtAAGGCTTCCTGCACTTTCTTAACCTATTTTATCCCTCCCTCTATTTATTCTTCCACCATTAAAATTTCATTCTCCTCCATCACTATTACCACCGTTACCGCCCCTAAGATATCTCTTTGGAGGTAATTTCTTCTTAAATTCATTGTTTTTACCCTTTTAACAATAATTTCAGTAGTGGGTTTGATTGTATAATTCAGGTTAACTTGAATTTTGCAGATGCTTACAGAAGAAAAGTATTCTTTAACTATGCAAAGCGTTTTGGGATGCGAAATCCTCTTGAAAAAAGTACTAATTTTATCTAAGTCTAGATAAATTTTTTATGCTTTCATTTagtttgtttgaaattttccaTAAGTAGTTCTATAACTATTAATTGACTActagactaaaaaaaaaaatggtttcgCTGACTAGTATGTGGATGACTAAATCTGGTGCTTCTTGTAATCAAAATGAAGGAAAGCTGTACTGAATCTTTACAATGTGATGTAGCCTTTGCTTGTTGGAAGGGGAAGGAAACTTTAGGGGCGGTAATGACAGTGGAGAAGAAGGAAGAATAAATagagaggggtaaaatgggttaaGGGTGCTGAGGTGGCTTGTGACGTGATATTCACCTCATCAAATATTAAGCGTAAGATTAGATGTCCAGCTTGGACAACTTTAATGAAAAAGAGACATATTTGAGTCAATAGTATAATGATAGGAATATATTTGGAACCAAAGTATAGcaagggatatatttgacccttttctaaTATTACAGcaatatatttgacccttttccgtttatttAATACGAAGAAGTAATTGACGGTTTTGTACTTCATGATATTTATAacgtcctttcttttctctcttttactTTATGGTAATAACACCACTCTCTCTCCGtctctcttaattttttataCTACTATTGAGAATTGTGTTTACCAAATGGTGTCTGAAAGAATACCAGAAAAACACAGCCACACATTAACAGTGTTTCACTGACACTCCAATAGTGCAGAATTCTTTATATCACTGCGTTTAatttctacaaaataaaaaacttaGTTGATCTTTTTGTCTAattcttgaaaagaaaaaaaaatcctgaCCACAGATTCCCAATCCTGTTCTTTTCTACTCTCTTCTTCATATCTCTATAAATAGTAATATCTCATCCAATTTCTATCCCTTTTCGCTCACTTTTTTAGCCAAGAAgaccaaagaaaaaagaaaaaaaaaagtgggtttTGTGAGATTTATGTCGGCAAGGTCTTGTTTGGCTGTGATCAAATTTGGGGCTTCACTGAAACTCTTGTTTTCACTCTTCTTTGCTCTCTGCTTGCAATTTTCCTCAATTTTTTCGATGGGTTTGAGGCCCAAAAGGTACAAATTTTTTACCTACCTCGAACTCTTTGTATTCtttaatttgtttctttttaatGTTCTGTTGTGGGTTTTTTTGGTGATTGTTAGCCTACCTTAAACCCTTTGTAGTCTTGTATTTTTCTTCTTACTTTttaatgttgtgttgtgggCTTTTGGTGATTTTTAGCCTACCTTAAACCCTTGTAGTTGTTGAAGAATGAGAAAAGTACCACATCGGTGATTGATGAGATGGGTGGTGTCTTTATATGGACTTACATTAGTTTTAGCCCTTGTTCTTTTATAGTGTTAAACCTTTGTAGTTTTTGCTATTGTTCATTTATAGTGTTAAACCCTTGTAGTTTTTGCTATTGTTCATTTATATGTGTTCCAATTGtcgttttttttcctttttaatgtTCTGTTGTGGGTTTTTGGTGATTTTGGAAGCTGATCtattatggatttttttttttttttttttttttggtttacaGGAATTGTTCTGGAGCAGTATTTTTCGAGGGATTTCACATAAAGCAGCAATTTTTACATCTTATTTTGCTTTTGAGACCGCCACTACATACTTGATACAAAGAGTAATCTTTAAACATTTACTTCTAATTTTGTGCATTACAATCTTTTTCCttctaatttcctttttaaaaaacaatttttttgcatATATTGAGGTGTTTTGAGGTGAGATAAGTCGGGATGAATAAGCCTGTGAGGCAAACATCATTAAAACTTGAAAATTTAGGcaaaaacatgaagaaaaaagcTGATTTAGACATACCAGTGAGGAAAATTAGGATTGTTTGTTATGATCCTGATGCTACTGATACCTCGGACGATGAGGGGATCGATGATCCTAAGTCCAAGCGTTTCGTTCGAGAGATTAAGTTGCAAATTGGCAACTCTTTTAGTCCTCGTAAAATGTCTCAAACTGAATGTTCCTTTCAAGATAGCAACAACAATGCAGAGAAAAAACCAAAGAAAGAGGTTAAGGTTTTAGCTAAACCCTTGATTCGATCAAGGCCACGAGGTTTATCGAAATACAAAGGTGTTCGTCAACGAAAATGGGGAAAATGGGCTGCTGAAATTCGCGATCCTTTTAAAGGGAGACGGGTCTGGCTGGGTACTTATAATACTGCTGTGGAGGCTTCTCGAGCTTACGAATTGAAACGCCTTGAATTCGATACTATGGCGAAGAATAATAGCACAAATGTGTCTGAGGAGGAGAGTTCTGATGATGGAAGTAGTAATAATATCAACCATTCTGGTTCAATTGTCTCTGATCACCAAAATCAAAGCCAAAATGTTGCTGGTGTCTCAGAAGACTATGCACAAAGCTCGGTGTCTTCAATTCTTAATGGCCAAAAAGATAATGAAAAGGCGAGTGATGTTGCTTTGGAGGCTAATGTTGAAGTGCCTGAGTTGGCATTAACGGAGGAAACACTATCTTTGGATCAAATTGGTGAAAGTATGGATATGGATCTGGATTTGGAGCTTGGGTCATTCCTCAATATTGGTGCTGATGATTTCAATCAGCATTTGGATGACTTTGTTGTCAACGATTTTGAGGACCCTCCGTTTTGTTTGATCGAGGGTGATGAGGAGCAGTTGCCTAATGGTTTGCTTGATTTTGACGTCTTCGATTTCGATGGCTATAATGAATCCTTTGCTTGGATGGATGATGTTCCGGGTATGAATGGAACAACAGCCCTCAAGATAGCATGCCCATAATTTTGCAGGTAGATGATGAGTTATGTTTTGATAGTATTAGTATTACATATATTGACACATATATTAAGTGTCAATAGAGTTGTCTTGTCTCAAGAATCAGCTAACTAGATGCTTGAGACCGTGATTTTCTTTGAGGTtctatttatttgtttgtttaagAGAAATTTTTGAGTCCGGGGATGGTTGTCCTCAAAGAAATTTTGGTCCCTTTGGGTTTTCCCGTGTTTTTTGAGCTGTCCAAAGGGCTTCAATCTCAATGTGCTTAGTCTTCGAGAGTTTGTTGCCGAAGAAAGCGCTTGAAAACTAGCgtgattttagtattttattcgCTATTATCCATCGTTTTTCGAACTATGGTATCAATGGAGTATGTTACATATGAAATCTCTCAAAGAGCTTCTTAAGGAAACTTCTTTGGTTTTGAGATTCTTCTCCTACTGATGATTGTCAGTGTATATTATCTGTTGGATGCTTTCTTGGCTGAGTATGTTGTGTAATCATTGATATTGAAAGTTACACATGTTGGGATTAAAATAACAAGGGGCCATTCGAGAGCTGACAAAGCAAATATTGAACCATGATAAATTAAAAAAGGTCAATTGAGAAAGCTAATATGTATAAAGAAAGTATCGAACTATGAACTGAGCTTCCGGATACTAGTAAAGTGTGCCAAAATTTCGAATAACATTATCATTGCCTAATTGCCTTgacttcaaaaaaaataaaaaaataaaaaaatggagCTTTCGTTTGTGAAAATCCAAGGTCTTTGTTGAGTCAGATATTGAATGTTGATATGCGTTACAATGGGACAATATTTCCTGGATAGGGTGGAACTACACTTTTTTGGTTGCTTGGGGGAGTCAaaaaaaatgacccaaaaaaggGTTTTNNNNNNNNNNNNNNNNNNNNNNNNNNNNNNNNNNNNNNNNNNNNNNNNNNNNNNNNNNNNNNNNNNNNNNNNNNNNNNNNNNNNNNNNNNNNNNNNNNNNtttttccccaaaaaaatttcGTATAAGGAAGCAAAAACACCAGTCACGGAAGAAACGATCTCCCTCATTCAAagcacatgtcatgacaattaCTAATACCTTTATTTTTCTACAAATTAGAACCCTTTATGGTAACTttacaaaaaaatgattttttgcataataaaaataaaattgtcttTCGTATACGGAGCCGAGGAAGGGGTTTCGGGTCCGAGAAGCCAAAAATGCGGCACGGCAGTCTcgcaacacgaatcaacttaaaataggaaaaaactaATTCAAGAAGGCCGtccatacaaacatgccaacaGGGCCATTCATGCGAACTTCcaaaagggtcattcatacaaacatgccaagacgGCTATTCATACGAACAGGCCAAAAAGgccatttattttaattttcaaaaggGCCATTTATTTCAATCGCCAAGAAGGCTGTTCATACAGACATGCCAAGAGAGCATTTTATTTCGA contains:
- the LOC132059901 gene encoding ethylene-responsive transcription factor ERF118-like; amino-acid sequence: MNKPVRQTSLKLENLGKNMKKKADLDIPVRKIRIVCYDPDATDTSDDEGIDDPKSKRFVREIKLQIGNSFSPRKMSQTECSFQDSNNNAEKKPKKEVKVLAKPLIRSRPRGLSKYKGVRQRKWGKWAAEIRDPFKGRRVWLGTYNTAVEASRAYELKRLEFDTMAKNNSTNVSEEESSDDGSSNNINHSGSIVSDHQNQSQNVAGVSEDYAQSSVSSILNGQKDNEKASDVALEANVEVPELALTEETLSLDQIGESMDMDLDLELGSFLNIGADDFNQHLDDFVVNDFEDPPFCLIEGDEEQLPNGLLDFDVFDFDGYNESFAWMDDVPGMNGTTALKIACP